A single window of Girardinichthys multiradiatus isolate DD_20200921_A chromosome 15, DD_fGirMul_XY1, whole genome shotgun sequence DNA harbors:
- the LOC124882241 gene encoding filamin-A-interacting protein 1 isoform X4 — translation MAELDRLEDKQKETYRRMLEQLLLAEKCHRRTVMELDNEKRKHVDFMNKSDDFTNLLEQERERLKRLLEQEKAYQTRKDKEHSKRLEKVQDELVKLKSFTLMLVDERQLHVEQIDQQTQKIQDLGQKLQEQEKWLAASSDAAKKDGHKVLKLEAELEVQQAKFSQEHKDMTAKLANQVSQNQQLRLKLNGLMQKTEELEESNKVLQKSEEDLQELRDKISKGECGNSSLTAELENLRKKVLEMEGKDEEITKTETQCKELKKRLQDEKNHSKELRLEVDKLQKRMVELEKLEGAFSRSKTEYFQLHKNLEKEGKVVKDLGSETERLRTQLKEMESSESKLEKAEMVLKEELMKLKSFTVILVDERKIVAERLKQEEQKNEDLSRMLKAEQGKVTEVTEKLIEESKKLLKFKSEMEIQVEGLTQEKEEIKSKLRRKEETCDELNVKLTEMKMRVDGLEEMDREMQRKLASRNQNKNPEEDNKVRELTTEIDRLKGRLKQLEVVEGDLMKSEDEYDLLEKKFRNEQDKSNTLSKLVEDMKSQIARNKAVERGEVKSLEAQLRIRCKVEEAKTRELRAEVLALKEKIHELMNKEDQLSQLQVDFSLLQQRFMEEEERKRRMSLDVENLTKELEASKRYSRALRPSLNGRRMVDVPVTSTAVQTEVMTNGSAEDETAAGFIRKSVLEENHLMNNLRQHGLKRPAVLDRYPPASAEHGGRKSSMPWMNKKEAITLTRTIPEETKASSSLHPPQMSPNLGQPLHIRVTPDHETSTATLEITSPRSEDFFSTTAIIPTLGLQKPRITIVPKPTTVTSKTKGWEVTGDPDRAKSPVTITTISRTKSPEKPSSRSPGILQSPVSIITVSTTPVAEVCASSDPHENTTRQTLIKMTSEKPPEPVRKYNSNIFTTEDNKIHIHLGSQFQRTSEGCSCPVLTLRPTGSGFECQETPSGTVLRSPCKALTGKTSQNKMTSSITITPITSAASRPTQSVLGSDVQSARSAATRIPVSTGVKLNGKTVLGVSAVTRLESRAEGQAMKIQLRKSTVCSSTSAAGGKI, via the exons ATGGCTGAG CTGGATCGTCTGGAAGACAAGCAGAAGGAGACGTACAGACGAATGCTGGAGCAGCTCCTGCTGGCAGAGAAATGCCACCGCAGGACTGTCATGGAGCTGGACAATGAGAAACGGAAACATGTGGACTTCATGAACAAGAGCGATGACTTCACCAACCTGCTGGAACAGGAGAGGGAAAG ACTGAAAAGGCTGTTGGAGCAGGAGAAGGCCTACCAGACCCGTAAGGACAAAGAGCACAGCAAGAGGCTGGAGAAGGTCCAAGATGAGCTGGTGAAGCTCAAGTCCTTTACGCTGATGTTGGTGGACGAGCGACAGCTTCATGTCGAGCAGATTGACCAGCAGACCCAGAAGATCCAGGACCTCGGTCAAAAGCTGCAAGAACAAGAGAAGTGGCTGGCAGCTTCAAGTGATGCTGCAAAGAAGGACGGACACAAGGTGCTGAAGCTGGAGGCTGAGTTGGAGGTCCAGCAAGCAAAGTTTAGTCAGGAGCACAAAGACATGACTGCCAAGCTGGCCAACCAAGTATCCCAGAACCAACAGCTGAGACTGAAGCTGAATGGGCTGATGCAGAAgactgaggagctggaggagagcAATAAAGTGCTGCAGAAATCGGAGGAAGACCTGCAAGAGCTCAGGGACAAGATAAGCAAAGGAGAGtgtggaaactcttcccttACAGCTGAGCTGGAGAATCTGCGGAAGAAAGTCCTGGAGATGGAGGGAAAGGATGAGGAGATTACCAAGACTGAGACTCAGTGCAAGGAGCTGAAGAAAAGGCTGCAGGATGAGAAAAACCATAGCAAGGAGCTGAGGCTGGAAGTGGACAAACTCCAGAAGAGAATGGTGGAGCTGGAGAAGCTGGAGGGAGCATTTAGCAGAAGCAAAACAGAATACTTCCAACTtcataaaaatctggaaaaagaGGGGAAAGTAGTGAAGGATTTGGGCAGCGAGACGGAGAGACTAAGAACTCAGTTGAAGGAGATGGAGTCCTCAGAGTCGAAGCTGGAGAAGGCAGAAATGGTCCTCAAAGAAGAACTGATGAAACTGAAATCTTTCACTGTTATACTGGtggatgaaaggaaaattgtggCTGAGAGACTGAAGCAGGAAGAACAGAAAAATGAAGATTTGAGCAGGATGCTGAAAGCAGAGCAGGGTAAGGTTACAGAAGTTACAGAGAAGCTGATTGAGGAGAGCAAAAAACTTCTCAAATTCAAGTCAGAGATGGAAATTCAAGTGGAAGGTCTAACACAGGAgaaggaagaaataaaatctaaacttAGACGCAAGGAGGAAACGTGTGATGAACTGAATGTTAAGCTGACAGAGATGAAGATGAGAGTAGATGGACTCGAGGAGATGGACAGGGAGATGCAGAGAAAGTTGGCcagcaggaaccaaaacaaaaatccagaagaaGACAACAAAGTTAGGGAGCTAACCACAGAAATTGATAGACTTAAAGGCAGGCTTAAGCAGCTGGAGGTGGTGGAAGGAGATTTAATGAAATCTGAGGATGAGTATGATCTGCTGGAGAAGAAGTTCAGAAATGAGCAGGACAAATCAAACACGCTTTCTAAGCTGGTGGAGGACATGAAAAGTCAGATCGCCAGAAACAAAGCTGTGGAGAGAGGTGAAGTTAAGAGTCTGGAGGCCCAGCTGAGGATCCGTTGCAAGGTGGAGGAGGCAAAGACCAGAGAGCTTCGGGCCGAAGTTCTGGCCCTCAAGGAGAAAATCCATGAACTCATGAACAAGGAGGACCAGCTCTCCCAGCTGCAGGTGGACTTCTCTCTTCTCCAGCAGAGGTttatggaggaagaggagaggaagagAAGAATGAGTTTAGATGTGGAGAACCTTACCAAAGAACTGGAAGCCTCAAAGCGCTACAGTCGAGCCTTGAGGCCCAGTTTGAATGGGAGGAGGATGGTTGATGTCCCAGTTACCTCCACTGCGGTCCAAACAGAGGTGATGACCAATGGGTCTGCTGAGGACGAGACTGCAGCAGGTTTCATCCGGAAATCAGTTCTGGAGGAGAACCACCTAATGAACAACCTCAGacaacatgggctgaaaaggCCAGCAGTTCTTGATCGATACCCTCCAGCATCAGCAGAACATGGAGGGAGAAAATCCTCAATGCCCTGGATGAACAAGAAGGAGGCCATCACACTGACCCGGACCATTCCTGAGGAGACCAAGGCATCCTCCTCGCTGCATCCACCTCAAATGTCCCCAAATCTGGGACAACCTCTACACATCCGCGTGACACCAGATCATGAGACCAGCACAGCCACCTTAGAGATCACCAGTCCGCGGTCTGAAGACTTCTTCTCCACCACCGCCATCATCCCAACCCTTGGTCTTCAGAAGCCTCGTATCACAATTGTCCCCAAACCCACAACTGTGACCTCTAAGACTAAAGGATGGGAGGTAACTGGAGATCCTGATCGAGCCAAGTCCCCGGTCACGATAACCACCATCTCCAGGACAAAGAGTCCAGAAAAGCCCAGCAGCAGAAGCCCTGGGATCCTGCAGTCACCGGTGTCCATCATTACGGTCAGCACCACCCCTGTGGCTGAGGTGTGTGCTTCATCCGACCCTCATGAGAACACCACCAGACAAACGTTAATCAAGATGACCTCTGAGAAACCACCAGAGCCGGTGAGGAAATACAACAGCAACATCTTCACAACTGAGGACAATAAAATCCACATCCACCTGGGGTCACAGTTTCAGAGGACCTCTGAGGGCTGCAGTTGTCCTGTTTTAACCCTCAGACCAACAGGAAGTGGTTTTGAATGCCAGGAAACACCATCAGGAACTGTGCTCCGCTCCCCATGCAAAGCCCTGACTGGGAAGACATCCCAGAATAAAATGACCAGCAGTATAACAATCACCCCCATCACCTCTGCAGCATCCAGGCCAACACAGTCTGTG ctcGGTTCGGATGTGCAGTCAGCTCGAAGCGCAGCCACACGGATCCCTGTGTCCACAGGTGTGAAACTGAATGGGAAGACGGTTCTGGGTGTGTCTGCTGTGACAAGGTTAGAGTCTCGGGCTGAAGGCCAGGCGATGAAGATCCAGCTGAGGAAGTCGACCGTGTGCAGCTCAACTTCTGCAGCAGGAGGAAAGATCTGA